One Glycocaulis abyssi DNA window includes the following coding sequences:
- the parC gene encoding DNA topoisomerase IV subunit A, which yields MGHEPVGEAGRIFPERFEDALSSRYLAYALSTITQRALPDARDGLKPVHRRLLHAMRLLKLDPDAAFKKSARVVGDVIGKYHPHGDQSVYDALVRLAQDFAARYPLIEGQGNFGNVDGDSAAAMRYTEARLTEAARLLLADMDEDTVDFRKTYDGSEEEPVVLPGAFPNLLANGATGIAVGMATSVPPHNAAEICDAARHLIAKPDADVRALAKFVKGPDFPTGGICVEPAASILEAYETGRGGFRLRAKWEVEDQGRGTWRIVVTEIPYLVQKARLVERIASLMEAKKLPLLADVMDESAEDVRLVLEPRARTVDPAVLMESMFRATDLEVRFPLNLNVLDPKGAPRVMSLKEVLQIWLDHRREVVVRRATRRLAQVEDRLEVLAGYIICFLNLDRVIAIIRESDEPKPDLMAEFQLSERQAEAILNMRLRSLRKLEEIELRAESDRLAGERSALKSLLASDEQQWAKVDGEIAAVRESFGPRTAIGRRRTHFADAPADDLADRVEEALVVREPVTVVLSEKGWIRALKGHVDDLSGLKHKDGDETAFAVRCETTDKLLLFATDGRVFTLDASKLPGGRGFGEPVRLQIDLDESSAPLALVKHDPARKLLIASSSGHGFVVPEAELPAIKRAGRQLVNLVEGAEVIVVTEATGDSAAVIGENRKLLVFPLEEVPEMTRGKGVRLLGGKGGEVSDVAVFAAEEGLTWTDGAGRKHPVEDWKLFLGKRAQAGRLAPKGFSRAGRFAPRGQV from the coding sequence ATGGGACACGAACCGGTTGGTGAGGCAGGACGCATTTTCCCTGAGCGCTTCGAGGATGCGTTGTCCTCGCGCTATCTGGCCTATGCGCTTTCCACCATTACCCAGCGCGCGCTGCCCGATGCCCGTGACGGGTTGAAGCCTGTGCACCGGCGTCTCCTGCACGCCATGCGCCTTCTAAAGCTTGATCCCGATGCCGCGTTCAAGAAGTCAGCGCGCGTGGTCGGCGATGTGATCGGTAAATACCACCCGCATGGCGACCAGTCCGTCTATGACGCGCTGGTGCGCCTGGCGCAGGATTTTGCCGCCCGCTATCCGCTGATTGAGGGGCAGGGCAATTTCGGCAATGTGGACGGCGATAGCGCGGCGGCCATGCGCTATACCGAAGCGCGCCTGACCGAAGCGGCCCGCCTGCTGCTGGCGGATATGGACGAGGACACGGTCGATTTCCGCAAGACCTATGACGGGTCGGAGGAAGAACCGGTCGTGCTGCCGGGCGCGTTCCCGAACCTTCTGGCCAATGGCGCGACGGGTATTGCGGTCGGCATGGCGACGAGCGTCCCGCCTCATAACGCGGCTGAAATCTGCGATGCCGCGCGCCATCTGATCGCCAAGCCTGATGCAGACGTGCGCGCACTGGCAAAATTCGTCAAAGGGCCGGACTTTCCCACCGGCGGCATATGCGTGGAGCCTGCCGCCTCCATCCTTGAAGCCTATGAGACGGGCCGGGGCGGTTTCCGCCTGCGCGCCAAATGGGAGGTGGAAGATCAGGGGCGCGGCACCTGGCGCATCGTCGTCACGGAGATTCCCTATCTGGTGCAGAAGGCGCGGCTGGTGGAACGCATTGCCAGCCTGATGGAAGCGAAAAAGCTGCCGCTGCTCGCCGATGTGATGGATGAAAGCGCGGAGGATGTGCGCCTTGTGCTGGAGCCGCGCGCGCGCACCGTCGATCCGGCCGTGCTGATGGAATCCATGTTCCGTGCGACCGATCTGGAAGTGCGCTTCCCGTTGAACCTCAACGTGCTGGACCCCAAGGGCGCGCCGCGCGTGATGAGCCTGAAAGAGGTCTTGCAGATATGGCTCGACCATCGCCGCGAAGTGGTGGTGCGCCGCGCCACACGCCGTCTGGCGCAGGTGGAAGACCGGCTGGAAGTGCTGGCGGGCTATATCATCTGCTTCCTCAACCTCGATCGGGTGATCGCCATTATCCGCGAGAGCGACGAGCCCAAGCCCGATCTGATGGCGGAATTCCAGCTTTCAGAGCGGCAGGCCGAGGCGATCCTCAATATGCGCCTGCGTAGCTTGCGCAAGCTGGAGGAGATTGAGCTGCGTGCCGAGTCAGATCGTCTGGCCGGCGAACGCAGCGCGCTCAAATCCCTGCTCGCCAGCGACGAGCAGCAATGGGCGAAGGTGGATGGCGAGATCGCTGCCGTGCGCGAGAGCTTCGGCCCGCGCACCGCGATTGGCCGCCGCCGCACCCATTTTGCCGATGCGCCAGCAGATGATCTTGCCGACCGCGTGGAAGAAGCGCTGGTGGTGCGCGAGCCGGTGACGGTCGTGCTGTCCGAGAAGGGCTGGATACGCGCGCTCAAGGGCCATGTGGACGACCTCTCAGGGCTGAAACACAAGGATGGCGACGAGACCGCCTTTGCCGTGCGCTGCGAGACGACCGACAAGCTCCTCCTTTTTGCCACCGATGGCCGGGTGTTCACGCTGGATGCCTCGAAACTGCCCGGCGGGCGCGGCTTTGGCGAGCCGGTCCGCCTGCAGATCGATCTCGATGAAAGTTCAGCCCCGCTGGCGCTCGTGAAGCACGATCCGGCCCGCAAGCTGCTGATCGCGTCGAGTTCCGGCCATGGCTTCGTTGTGCCGGAAGCTGAATTGCCGGCGATCAAGCGCGCAGGCCGCCAGCTTGTGAACCTCGTCGAGGGCGCGGAAGTGATTGTGGTCACCGAAGCAACAGGCGATTCTGCTGCCGTCATTGGCGAGAACCGCAAGCTGCTGGTCTTCCCGCTGGAGGAAGTCCCGGAAATGACGCGCGGCAAGGGCGTTCGCCTGCTCGGCGGCAAGGGCGGGGAGGTCAGCGATGTTGCGGTGTTTGCCGCTGAAGAGGGCCTGACCTGGACCGACGGGGCAGGGCGCAAGCACCCGGTGGAAGACTGGAAGCTCTTCCTTGGCAAGCGCGCGCAGGCCGGACGCCTCGCACCGAAGGGCTTTTCGCGCGCCGGGCGCTTCGCGCCGAGAGGGCAGGTTTAG